Within the Deltaproteobacteria bacterium genome, the region ACAAACGGGGCGCCGTGCGCCGCCGTGACACGTTGAAGGGTGGGCGGAACCCAGGAGCGTTGATGAAGGGTTGGCTCGTCTATTGCCTTCCATAGGGTTCCAAAGGTGCATGCACGGATTCCGGGCGCGGGGGATCGATTCACCCCTATATATAAGGCAAACTACCCCTTCTGACCACTATATATACCACATGGACTCGATAAGTGTCACACGGGAAACGTTTGGTGCCGAAAGGGGCCCTTTCAACACCGTTTCCGCATGCTCTCCCGGGCCGCTCGGGACGGCCGTGCCGTTGACCGACACGGGCGTTTCTCATAGACGTGTGAACCTGATCCGACTGGTTGAGTCATTCCAACGGAGGCCATCATGGAATCGAAAATGCGTTCTCTCGAAGAGTTGAAGCCGGAGATCCTGCGCCGCGCCGGCGGCGCCAACCCTTTCGAATGGGTCAAGCCGGAGGACGCCGCGGAAGTGGTGGGATGGCTCGAATCCACCGAGGACGACCACTGGGCGGAGGCGTGGGGGCGCATGGGCGCGCGCTACGAGGCGCTGGGCGAGGAACAGGAGAAGAACGGTGCACCATGCGGCGAATCCTACTATCTCGCGTACGACTACTATCGCATCGGCCGCTATCCGGTGGCCTCGACTCCCGGCAAGCAAGCGTGCTACGAGGCGTCGTTGCGGAACTTCCTGAAGGCCGCGCCGCACATGGACCCGCCGTTGGAACGGGTGGAGATCCCCTTCGAAGGGAAGTCGCTCGTCTGCTACCTGCAGATACCCCGCGGCGCCGACCGGCCGCCGGTGGTGCTCCACTGGGGCGGGGTCGACGGCTGGAAGGAGGACAGGCGCCGGCCCAGCGAGGCGTTCCACCGGCTGGGGCTCGCCACCATGACGATCGACATGCCGGGCGTGGGGGAAAGCCCCCTGCTCGCGTCCGACCTCAAGGCGGAACGCACCTTCTCCGCCGCTCTGGACTACCTGGAAACACGGCCGGACGTGGACGGGTCACGCCTCGGCGCCATGGGCGGGAGCTTCGGCGGGTACTGGGCGGCCAAGGTCGCCCACGTGGAAGCGAAACGGTTGAAGGGCGCGGTGGACTGGGGCGGCGGCGTGCACCTGACCTTCCAGGAAGAGTGGCTGCGGCCGGCCCTGACCACACGGGCGGAGCAGTATCTCATGGGACCGGCCAGTCTGCTGGACGCGCGCGGGTACATCTTCCGCACCCGCGATCTCGACGAGATCCTGCGACGGGCGCCGACGCTCTCCCTGGTCACGCAGGGTCTCATCGACCAGCCGTGCGCGCCGCTGCTGCTCATCAACGGCAAGCTCGACGACCAGCATCCCATCGACGACTTCTACATGCTGCTGGAGCACGGCGACCCCAAGGATGTGTTCATCATTCCCGACGGGGGACACATGGGCCGGGTGCCGGGCAAGTCCAACGAGCCGGCGCTCAACGTGCTGGTGGAGTGGCTGCACCGCAAGCTCACGGGGTAAGGCTTCCGGGTGCGCCGGGGCCGCGGAGAACGGACGCCCTTACCCGTCGAAGAACCCCTCCCTGGCAGCCCACAGCCACAGGTGGGCGATCTTCTCGTTGTGAAGCTCCGCGTAGCCCACGTGGCCGTAGCGTGGGATGAGGACCACGTGACAACCGCGGGCGGCCGCGGCGTACCGTGCGCCCATGAACATCTCGCGCTTGTCTTCCAGGCGGTCTCCGCGGATCCAGTGGCCCCGGTCGTTCTCGCCCACCACCAGCAGCACGCCGGTGTCCTTGAGCCACGCCGGGTCGGGGTCCTGGAGGTGATCGTAGTACTCCTCCCGCGGCAGGCCCGTCAGCTCCACGTAGCGGTCGAGTATCCCCATGGCCGCATTGTGCTGGTTGTCGCACAGGCTGGTCTTCA harbors:
- a CDS encoding alpha/beta hydrolase codes for the protein MESKMRSLEELKPEILRRAGGANPFEWVKPEDAAEVVGWLESTEDDHWAEAWGRMGARYEALGEEQEKNGAPCGESYYLAYDYYRIGRYPVASTPGKQACYEASLRNFLKAAPHMDPPLERVEIPFEGKSLVCYLQIPRGADRPPVVLHWGGVDGWKEDRRRPSEAFHRLGLATMTIDMPGVGESPLLASDLKAERTFSAALDYLETRPDVDGSRLGAMGGSFGGYWAAKVAHVEAKRLKGAVDWGGGVHLTFQEEWLRPALTTRAEQYLMGPASLLDARGYIFRTRDLDEILRRAPTLSLVTQGLIDQPCAPLLLINGKLDDQHPIDDFYMLLEHGDPKDVFIIPDGGHMGRVPGKSNEPALNVLVEWLHRKLTG